The DNA region CTGGCGGCTCTCTATGCCAGCGGCCAGCTGGGCGAGCAGGAGTTCGAAGCTGCCGCCGAGTGGTTCGAAAAGGCCGCCGACCGCGGCATGACCGACAGCCAGTTCAATCTGGGCATGCTCTATGCTCGCGGGCTCGGCGTCGTGCAGGATTTCGAGCAGAGCTACAAATGGTTCTCGCTGGCCGCCATTGCAAGCGATGGGGACGCGGGCAAGGCGCGCGACGACATTGCCAAGTCGCTCAATGCCGCAGCGGTCAGCCGCCTCGATGACGAAGTCGCCGCATGGAAGGCCCAGCCCATCGACCTGGCGGTCAACTATGCCCCCCTCGGCACCTGGTCGGAGAGCTTTGACCCCGGCGAAGCGATCACCAGCAAGGAGGTGGTCGCCCGCGTCCAGCAGGCGCTCACCAAGCTCGGCTTCGATGTCGGCACGCCAGACGGACTTGCCGGCCCCAAGACCATCGACGCCATCAAGAGCTTCGAGCGGGCGACTGGCATGAGCGAGAGCGGCACCATCAATCCACGCCTCCTGGCGGTGCTCGGCAGCCAGCCCGTCTAGAACGACACCGAACCGTCGTTTGACAAGCGACGGATCGAGACCTAAGCCAAATCAGAAGGTTCCGTCCGAAAGGCCGGAGCCTTTGACTCATTGTTGACGCTCGCTCCCTTAGGATGAGCCGGCGTCTTTTTAGAACGGAACCAGAGGTCTTGCAGGTCTATCTGCCGATCGCCGAGCTTTCCGTGAACCTCTTCTTTCTCGTGGGGATCGGAGGGGCCGTCGGCTTTTTGTCCGGCCTGTTCGGCATCGGCGGCGGCTTCCTGCTGACGCCGCTCCTGATCTTTTCGGGAGTGCCGTCGCCCGTCGCCGTGGCCTCGGTGACCGGCCAGGTTGTTGCGGCATCCACCTCGGGTGCACTCAGCCATTATCGACGCGGCGGCATCGACCTCCATCTTGCGCTCTATCTCGTTGTGTCGGGCATTATCGGCGCCTTTGGGGGCGTGGCCGCTTTCGACCTGCTCCGCCGCTCCGGGCAATTGGATCTGGTGATTTCGCTCGGTTACCTTGTGCTGCTCGGCTTTGTGGGCGTGCTGATGCTCAATGAATCCGTGCGGTCGATCCTCAAGCGCCGGCAAGGCGTAGTCGTGCGGGAGCGTCAGGCCAACCAGCACAACTGGATGCACGGCCTGCCCTGGCGCGTGCGCTTCAAGAAATCCCGGCTCTATATCAGCGTGCTGCCGGTGCTCACCATCGGCGTCTTTATCGGCTTTGTCGGCGCGCTCCTTGGCATCGGCGGCGGCTTCATTATGGTGCCGGCCTTGGTGTACCTGCTGCGCGTACCGGGCAATGTGGTGATCGGCACGTCGCTGGCCCAGGTGGTGGCAATGATGTCCGCCACCACCATTCTCCATGCCGTGCAGAGCCAGAGCGTGGATATCCTCCTCGCCTTTTGCCTGATGGTCGGGGGCACCGCAGGCGCCCAGTTCGGCGCCTCCGCCGGCAAATATCTGCGCGGTGAGCAGCTTCGTGGCTTATTGGCCCTGCTGGTGCTGGCCGTCGCCATCCGCTTTGGCCTGACGCTCGTCCTACCGCCGGGCGACCCGTTCAGCATGGCCGTGATGGGAGGTCTGTGATGGCGCGCCTCCTCCTCGCCTTGCTAGCCTTTGTCGTGCTGGCGGTGCCCGCCCAGGCGGTTCGCATCGTCTCGCAGGTCTCCAACGATTTGGTGGAGATCACCTCCAGCTTCGATGGCGAACGCCTCACCTTCTTTGGCACCATCGCGCCCGATGCGGGCTC from Devosia sp. RR2S18 includes:
- a CDS encoding sulfite exporter TauE/SafE family protein → MQVYLPIAELSVNLFFLVGIGGAVGFLSGLFGIGGGFLLTPLLIFSGVPSPVAVASVTGQVVAASTSGALSHYRRGGIDLHLALYLVVSGIIGAFGGVAAFDLLRRSGQLDLVISLGYLVLLGFVGVLMLNESVRSILKRRQGVVVRERQANQHNWMHGLPWRVRFKKSRLYISVLPVLTIGVFIGFVGALLGIGGGFIMVPALVYLLRVPGNVVIGTSLAQVVAMMSATTILHAVQSQSVDILLAFCLMVGGTAGAQFGASAGKYLRGEQLRGLLALLVLAVAIRFGLTLVLPPGDPFSMAVMGGL